The DNA region AAGAACATCGAGCTGTTCGCGCGTGAAGTGAAACCGCACTTCCGCACCTTGTGGGACGATAAGTGGGAGAACAAGTGGTGGCCGCAGGCGTTGCGCGGGCGCGAGGCGTTTGTCGCGCCTAATCATGGCGTCGGCGCCGAGATGCGCGCAGGCAAATAATTTTAGAAGAGCTGGATGAACATGGCTGCAACGTCTGAACGGACCGTTACGCTCTGGGAAAACAAGGTCAACGCGCGCGTCAAGGTCGCCGGCCAGGGCCCGCCGCTGGTCTTTCTGCATAGCGGCTATGGCCTGATCTGGAGCGATTTTCTCGATCAGCTCGCGCGCGACTTCACGGTTTACGCCCCCGAACATCCGGGCACCAGCGAGGGCGACCCTGACAGCATCAAGGGCCTCGACGACTTCTGGGACCTGGTGCTGTTCTACTACGAACTATTCGACAAGCTCGGGCTCGACGCCCCTGCGCTCGTCGGCCATTCGTTCGGCGGAATGGTCGCCGCCGAGCTCGCAGCCACCAACCCCAAACGCGTCGACAAGCTGGTCCTGATCGATTCGTTGGGGCTGTGGCGCGACGATACCCCGATCAAAAACTATATGGTCGCGCCGCAGGCGGATCTGGACCCGCTCTTTTTTCACGACACCAACCATCCCGCGCGCAAACTGGTCTTCATGAATCCCGAGGAACCCGACTCGATTATTCGCGTGACCTGGGCGCTCGGATGCACCGGCAAGTTCATCTGGCCGATTCCCGATAAGGGGCTGCGCAAGCGGGCGCATCGCATCGCCGCGCCGACCCTGTTGATCTGGGGCAAGGAAGACGGCTTGACCAAATCTATTTATGCCGATGACTTCAAGCAGCTCATCCCAGGCGCGCGGATCGAGATGGTTGCGGGTGCGGGCCACAT from Candidatus Binataceae bacterium includes:
- a CDS encoding alpha/beta fold hydrolase, which gives rise to MAATSERTVTLWENKVNARVKVAGQGPPLVFLHSGYGLIWSDFLDQLARDFTVYAPEHPGTSEGDPDSIKGLDDFWDLVLFYYELFDKLGLDAPALVGHSFGGMVAAELAATNPKRVDKLVLIDSLGLWRDDTPIKNYMVAPQADLDPLFFHDTNHPARKLVFMNPEEPDSIIRVTWALGCTGKFIWPIPDKGLRKRAHRIAAPTLLIWGKEDGLTKSIYADDFKQLIPGARIEMVAGAGHMAPFEQPAAIAALVRDFIKK